In Fusobacterium hwasookii, a single window of DNA contains:
- a CDS encoding nucleotide-binding protein — MLKIAIYGKGGIGKSTISSNLSAIISKSGKKVLHVGCDPKGDSTRNLMGRKIPTVISILKEKNNLSREDIIYKGFNGIECVETGGPEAGIGCAGRGIITTMEELEDLKVFDEERDVIVYDVLGDVVCGGFAVPMREKYADVIYIVTSSEFMSIFAANNIMKSIKNFSKMKNIKFGGLIHNQRNNNSSINILKIFADMTKSKIIGEIPFSKELIKSELNGKTIAEMYPNSNLYNNFSELSEKILSNQDDVSFSPLSEEEMEYLAAEILKENIYYEKE; from the coding sequence ATGTTAAAAATAGCAATATATGGAAAAGGTGGAATAGGAAAATCTACAATATCTTCTAATTTGAGTGCTATTATCTCAAAAAGTGGAAAAAAAGTTTTACATGTAGGTTGTGATCCAAAAGGAGATTCTACAAGAAATCTTATGGGAAGAAAAATTCCAACTGTTATTTCAATTTTAAAAGAAAAAAATAATTTAAGCAGAGAAGATATAATTTATAAAGGTTTTAATGGAATTGAATGTGTTGAAACTGGTGGTCCTGAAGCTGGAATAGGCTGTGCAGGAAGAGGAATTATTACCACAATGGAAGAACTTGAAGATTTAAAAGTATTTGATGAAGAAAGAGATGTTATTGTATATGATGTACTAGGAGATGTAGTGTGTGGAGGATTCGCAGTTCCTATGAGGGAAAAGTACGCTGATGTTATTTACATAGTTACATCCTCTGAATTTATGTCAATTTTTGCAGCTAATAATATTATGAAAAGCATTAAAAATTTTTCAAAAATGAAAAATATAAAATTTGGTGGTTTAATTCATAATCAAAGAAATAATAATTCAAGTATAAATATTTTAAAAATTTTTGCAGATATGACTAAGTCAAAAATTATAGGAGAAATTCCTTTTAGTAAAGAGCTGATAAAAAGTGAATTAAATGGAAAAACTATTGCTGAAATGTATCCTAATTCAAATTTATATAATAATTTTTCAGAGTTATCAGAAAAAATTTTAAGTAATCAAGATGATGTTAGTTTCTCTCCATTATCAGAAGAGGAGATGGAGTATTTAGCAGCTGAAATATTAAAAGAAAATATTTATTACGAAAAGGAATAG